DNA sequence from the Roseofilum casamattae BLCC-M143 genome:
TCGATCGCTATCCGCCCGATCGCTTCACCTTATATCCCTTTTGCGCGAGGAACTCCATCACTTTCTGTCCGCAGTCTCCCTGAATTTCCATAGTGCCCTCTTTTAGAGTTCCTCCCGAACCGCACTGAGACTTGAGTTGCTTCAACAACGCCGTCAAAGAATCGCGATCGCCCTGAAACCCAGTAATAATTGTCACTGTCTTTCCCTTGCGCCCTTTTCGCGAAACTTCCACTTTTAAGTTTTGCTGCTGTGGAGGCACCTCAACACCACCCTCTTCTTCCACCTCCGTCGAAGAGCCAAACTCCTGATAAGCAATGCGATCGCCCGATTTAGAACTGCGCTTAGAAGCCATAATCGATGATTCCTTAACTCAATTTCTCCAATACATAAAACCCGCGAATAAAATCCGCTACTTCTTCCACCGATGGAATAGCGAGCTGTTGCATTTTCGCATTGACAGCATCGTTGGTTTGGAAATACGCTGCCGAATCAATCAAGCGCTTGCCAAAAGAAGGATGGGAATAAATATTCAACGAGCGATCGCTAGAATTGCGTAAAGCCACCTGAGTCGGCACGGCAAAAAACTCATCCGCTCCCGCTGGTTTCGGCAGCCCATCGGCCACCTTCACCCGCACCACCCGACTCATCACCTGACTGAGCGCCTTACTAATCTGTTTAATCCGCTTCCGTTCTTTAATCGAAAGATGATCGTCCATATCCGGCGATCGAATAATCTCCATCACCTCAGTAATATTGCGTTGAGTAATCGCCGAGTCTTTAAACGGCAAAATCGCAAGATAGGCAATGGGTAACAACTCCTCATCCCTGTCTAACCGGAACACCAATGTCGTGCGCCGATAGCCCACCTTAATGCTCGGCGGCTGATTCATCCCCGGATATTGCTGGGAAATATGATGATAAAGCGCCGAAAGAGCAAAACTGGCAGCATGATCCAGTTGCGAATCCACCGTAATAATTACCGTCGGCGGAGTCGGATTAAAAAATTGCTGAAACTCGTTCGGCGTAAAATGATAGACGCGAGTATGGTCGCCTTCGGGACTTAAATCCACCCACTCGCAGGTCATGCCATCCGTTTGCAAGCCAAACCGGGAAACGCCATAAAGCTTAGCACCCGTCAGCGTTGCGCCGCTCAAATCCGCCCCACTCCATTCCACTTCAATCAAATTCGCTTGGGTTAAATCAGCATGAACCAAACTGCAATTGACTAAATTGGCATGACTTAAATCCGCGCCAATCAAATTCGTTCC
Encoded proteins:
- a CDS encoding pentapeptide repeat-containing protein, whose product is MEEDEVLNRYETGDRDFMGILLPEANLSGVNLSEANFSGANLCVANLSGANLQGADMSKAKLNVARLSGCNLTKTNFNRAILNVANLVRANLSGASLIQAGLIRAELIRAQLNNANLNRANLTGADLREATLRQANLSGANLSEVDLRGTSMIAANLEGANLHGTDLARADLSGADLRDADLRHANLSRANLSGANLSGANLRWVDLSGTNLSWADLSEAKLSGTNLIGADLSHANLVNCSLVHADLTQANLIEVEWSGADLSGATLTGAKLYGVSRFGLQTDGMTCEWVDLSPEGDHTRVYHFTPNEFQQFFNPTPPTVIITVDSQLDHAASFALSALYHHISQQYPGMNQPPSIKVGYRRTTLVFRLDRDEELLPIAYLAILPFKDSAITQRNITEVMEIIRSPDMDDHLSIKERKRIKQISKALSQVMSRVVRVKVADGLPKPAGADEFFAVPTQVALRNSSDRSLNIYSHPSFGKRLIDSAAYFQTNDAVNAKMQQLAIPSVEEVADFIRGFYVLEKLS
- a CDS encoding translation initiation factor, giving the protein MASKRSSKSGDRIAYQEFGSSTEVEEEGGVEVPPQQQNLKVEVSRKGRKGKTVTIITGFQGDRDSLTALLKQLKSQCGSGGTLKEGTMEIQGDCGQKVMEFLAQKGYKVKRSGG